TCATCCCCCAAACTGAGCAGTGTAACAGAAGGAGATAGCGCCAGCGCCAGCAGTACACCACCAACAAATAGCGGTGAGATAATCAGCAATTCACCCCACTTGACCCCCGCTGTACTGCCTGCCGTCCAGAATGTCAATGCTCGACCCAAGTTATAATTGATCGCTAAATACTGACTGAGTGCACCAAATAGCATGGAGATGGACAGTCCTGCCAGTACCAGCCGCTGAGGCGTCATCCCGCGCTTGCCCATTGATGCGATGAAGTAAGTGATCCCGGTCGCGAGCGCTGCTCCCAGACAAGCAAACAGCATCATCTGTCCATACGAATAACCCGGCAGAAAAGCCAGGCAAAGAGCAATCGCGAATGCTGCCCCAGAGCTGATCCCCATCAGCCCGGAGTCGGCCAGCGGATTGCGCGTCGTTCCCTGCATAATAGCCCCGCATACCGCAAGGCTGCACCCGACGATCAGATCGGCTACGGTACGCGGAAGACGTAGGGTTTGAATAATGTGATGCTCAGTGAGCGTTGGATCAAATCGGAAAATAGCCTCCCATGCAGTCGCTAACCTCATGTCGGCGGCGCCGAAGCTAATCGACGCCGCCGACATGAGAACCGTTAATCCAAGCCCTACCACCATGTACATGGTGAAGTTCACCGCCCCACGGCGTTTTTGTTCAGGCTTGTTTTTCATCACGTTTTCCTTTCCTTACATACTGACAGTCATATTTGTAAATTGGAGTACTTC
This window of the Paenibacillus marchantiae genome carries:
- a CDS encoding FecCD family ABC transporter permease, whose translation is MKNKPEQKRRGAVNFTMYMVVGLGLTVLMSAASISFGAADMRLATAWEAIFRFDPTLTEHHIIQTLRLPRTVADLIVGCSLAVCGAIMQGTTRNPLADSGLMGISSGAAFAIALCLAFLPGYSYGQMMLFACLGAALATGITYFIASMGKRGMTPQRLVLAGLSISMLFGALSQYLAINYNLGRALTFWTAGSTAGVKWGELLIISPLFVGGVLLALALSPSVTLLSLGDDVASGLGIRSGLVKGLSTIIVLVLTGLAVVVVGPIGFVGLITPHIVRYMVGVDYRYIIPAAALYGALLTVSADLAGRLINKPFETPIGIIFSIIGVPYFLFLARRQRRESE